The following coding sequences lie in one Candidatus Nitrospira allomarina genomic window:
- a CDS encoding SUMF1/EgtB/PvdO family nonheme iron enzyme gives MSLSFFLLFPGVVCVAEAAEIEEFKKGVVKITAIVNGQPNVGTGFIVKLDRNAAYIVTAAHVISGDSKPQVWFFPLPHQSFASQVLGIDGTNENGLATLRVSDTLPDGLVALPLDQTTQASGGEPITFIGFPPNLAPWTVSTGNISGSKGPYLMFQALVEEGHSGGPLLLNGKVIGVVTDAQGRLGYAVSTPVLSIALKGWHVEPSGSDSLSREISGADGAPMVRIPAGQFETNLESRSGTGDITEGSRYTVYVEEFFIDKNEVTIERYGKFLQVTGRTSPEYWDHINMSRDANRPVVGVTWPEAKAYCHWATKRLPTEDEWEKSARGTDGRMYPWGNEPPTSQYTNFATFGDFDVSKLSPVGTFEKDRSPYGVYDLAGNVSEWTADTWDELRNPDRDANETVAGSQKVIRGGAWNAKDEYLRAALRSSALPTHTDGGLGFRCAQNPGTPP, from the coding sequence ATGTCTCTCTCTTTCTTTCTGCTCTTTCCCGGTGTTGTTTGTGTCGCGGAGGCCGCGGAGATTGAAGAGTTCAAGAAGGGCGTCGTCAAAATTACTGCGATCGTAAATGGGCAACCCAATGTCGGAACGGGATTTATCGTGAAGCTCGACAGGAACGCCGCCTACATCGTGACTGCCGCACATGTGATTTCCGGAGATAGCAAGCCACAGGTGTGGTTCTTTCCTCTTCCCCATCAATCGTTTGCTTCACAGGTATTAGGCATCGATGGCACCAATGAGAACGGGTTGGCCACGTTGCGTGTTTCCGATACCCTTCCAGATGGACTCGTGGCGCTTCCGCTCGATCAGACAACACAAGCTTCGGGGGGAGAACCCATTACCTTTATCGGATTTCCACCTAATCTCGCTCCCTGGACTGTCTCAACCGGAAATATCAGCGGGAGTAAAGGGCCATACCTGATGTTTCAGGCATTAGTGGAGGAAGGCCATTCGGGTGGCCCCCTTCTGCTAAATGGCAAAGTGATCGGAGTCGTGACAGATGCTCAGGGACGTCTGGGATATGCAGTTTCCACACCGGTTTTGTCGATCGCACTGAAAGGATGGCATGTGGAACCATCGGGGAGCGACTCGTTATCACGAGAAATTTCAGGCGCAGACGGTGCGCCGATGGTTCGGATCCCTGCAGGGCAGTTTGAAACGAATCTAGAATCACGCTCAGGAACCGGGGACATTACCGAAGGGAGTCGATATACCGTCTATGTGGAAGAATTCTTCATCGACAAAAATGAAGTCACCATTGAACGGTATGGGAAATTTCTACAGGTCACCGGTCGAACATCCCCGGAATATTGGGATCATATCAATATGTCCCGGGATGCCAATCGCCCAGTCGTCGGCGTGACATGGCCGGAGGCCAAAGCCTACTGCCATTGGGCCACGAAGCGATTACCGACCGAAGATGAATGGGAGAAAAGCGCACGAGGAACCGACGGACGCATGTATCCATGGGGCAATGAGCCACCGACGAGCCAATACACAAATTTCGCCACATTTGGAGACTTTGACGTGTCAAAACTTTCTCCGGTCGGAACATTCGAAAAGGATAGAAGTCCCTATGGAGTGTATGACTTGGCCGGAAATGTGAGTGAGTGGACGGCAGATACCTGGGATGAATTGCGGAATCCAGACCGGGATGCGAATGAGACCGTCGCGGGTTCCCAAAAAGTTATACGAGGTGGAGCATGGAACGCCAAGGACGAATATCTGAGAGCAGCATTGCGCTCTTCTGCTTTACCAACCCACACGGATGGAGGTCTTGGTTTCCGCTGTGCTCAAAATCCTGGTACACCCCCATGA
- a CDS encoding MFS transporter codes for MHQLSSSPPPTRIRWRILLLLLLISIITYIDRVNISVTARQMMPALGLTDLQMGQIFSAFVFGYALFQIPGGWLGDRWGPRRILTFALIWWSIFTALTAVAPTLPLANLIGIMGSLMVVRFLIGIGEAAALPNFNRAVANWHPPNERGLGIGITIGGIGLGSALTPPLTAWIMVNYGWQTAFYVAGGLGIGIALLWYWYATDHPRQHAHVNTAEAELIEGSESLPAPPAPLEGRSGKAWGTVHDVSTEFETREGRPPASQAKGNGTGGKKDNPNSTSPLQTGKKNEPAPDQKSKTTTVPWKAILTTPTVWWLTLSYTCLGYVAYVYMSWFYLYLVNVRGFAILQGAFFASAPFIAMAIFCPLGGWVTDRLTEQYGINRGRASVGGAGMILAAFSIIIGANIEAPYVAIGFLSLGAGWLYFTVGPFWSSTTDLSKPYAGTLSGLMNTGANLGGTLSPTLTPWLADTFGWSVSLGIGAGIALLGGLCWIFIRPEHGLNIPRSGDRA; via the coding sequence ATGCACCAGCTTTCATCCTCCCCCCCACCGACTCGAATTCGCTGGCGAATTCTTCTTCTGCTCCTCCTTATCAGCATCATCACTTATATCGACCGGGTGAATATTTCCGTCACCGCCCGCCAAATGATGCCGGCACTCGGTCTCACCGATCTGCAAATGGGTCAAATCTTTTCGGCCTTTGTCTTTGGTTACGCCCTCTTTCAAATTCCCGGTGGCTGGTTGGGCGATCGCTGGGGACCACGTCGCATATTGACCTTCGCCCTCATCTGGTGGTCGATCTTTACAGCTCTCACGGCCGTCGCTCCCACGCTCCCACTGGCCAACCTGATCGGAATAATGGGCTCACTCATGGTTGTGCGATTCCTCATCGGCATCGGCGAAGCCGCTGCGCTGCCCAATTTCAATCGAGCCGTCGCAAACTGGCATCCCCCGAATGAACGGGGGTTAGGCATTGGCATCACCATCGGAGGGATCGGCCTGGGCTCAGCCCTCACACCACCTCTCACCGCCTGGATCATGGTCAATTATGGCTGGCAAACGGCGTTTTATGTCGCAGGCGGGTTAGGTATTGGCATCGCCCTCTTGTGGTACTGGTACGCAACCGATCATCCCAGGCAACATGCACATGTCAACACCGCGGAGGCCGAACTGATCGAGGGTTCGGAATCTCTTCCCGCCCCTCCTGCTCCCTTGGAAGGACGATCCGGCAAGGCCTGGGGAACGGTCCATGATGTCTCCACCGAATTCGAAACACGTGAAGGACGGCCTCCAGCCTCACAGGCAAAAGGCAACGGGACCGGGGGGAAGAAGGACAACCCCAACTCCACCTCCCCACTACAAACCGGAAAGAAAAACGAACCAGCGCCTGATCAGAAGTCAAAGACGACCACCGTCCCCTGGAAAGCCATCCTCACCACACCCACCGTCTGGTGGCTCACGCTCAGCTACACCTGTCTCGGCTATGTCGCCTATGTTTATATGTCCTGGTTCTATCTCTACCTCGTCAATGTAAGGGGTTTTGCCATCCTTCAAGGTGCTTTCTTCGCCTCGGCGCCGTTTATCGCGATGGCCATCTTCTGCCCATTGGGAGGATGGGTGACCGATCGTCTCACCGAACAATACGGGATCAACCGTGGCCGCGCGAGCGTGGGAGGAGCAGGAATGATTCTGGCCGCGTTTTCTATCATTATCGGCGCCAACATCGAAGCGCCCTATGTCGCAATCGGCTTCCTCTCGCTCGGCGCTGGGTGGCTCTACTTCACGGTTGGCCCATTCTGGTCCTCGACCACGGACTTATCCAAACCCTACGCCGGCACCCTCTCAGGCCTCATGAACACCGGCGCCAACCTGGGTGGAACCCTCTCCCCCACACTGACGCCCTGGCTGGCTGACACCTTCGGCTGGTCGGTCTCTCTCGGCATCGGCGCCGGGATTGCCCTACTCGGCGGACTCTGTTGGATCTTCATTCGACCAGAACATGGGCTCAACATCCCCCGGTCGGGAGACCGAGCGTGA
- a CDS encoding CBS domain-containing protein: MEIITTHLEADFDGLASMVAAQKLYPQARLVLPAGAQSSERAFLAEHPLSFTALTSLNFPEVTRLILVDAQHQDRLGPLEKVLENQHLSVHIYDHHPMETTNPLLPRADYCKVESVGATITLLCEELQARALSWTPEEATLFAIALYEETGQFSYRNTTPRDFQIGGVLVQTGADLNQVTKYIARHWTPPQLELFHALLQSAQTLNLGHRRVLLTALTWPDYVQDMAPVVQQLAQLHGADAIIAAVAMEGKVQIIGRSRHPDMDMNSITKAFGGGGHTMAAAASIKGLTIVEVEQKIHALLQEQAKAWLPIQRLMTTPVRTVETNTTIKQTERLMTQYEVNALPVVSAKGGFMGLATREAVQKALYHKLATHPIEHIMLRDIFLATPDTPFDEVQQHMVERNQRIVPVLDHDQIVGIFSRTDLLRAMHQALPFQEGDFERSDKPVSLAATAPSTTLRTSNLHKQLETRLPPPLLTLLQIIEKLADTQEVAAFLVGGFVRDFLMNIPNFDLDVVIEGDGIRFGKALAQELKAEWTIHERFGTVSIAIPKALNIPQMHHLDIATARTEYYEYPTALPTVERSSIKKDLYRRDFTINALAIRLNRTPGELLDFFGGRRDIKDKIVRVLHSLSFVEDPTRVFRAIRFEQRFGFQISKETQHFIQQAQTMELFHRLSGVRLGNELIHILEEPEPAKGILRLSQFKLFPFIHPKLQWKEPAPTLFASGEKILAWHEVESARSGTERWLLYALAWFESLGKTELVKTWKRLGFPQRTTATVGEFLQAQSTLIRTLNRKHLAPSEIYDLLTPWPKELVLFLMAKAQSKPTIHAAMERIRDYLTTFQHVAITLTGHDLEDMGLPKGPAYRRVLDRIFKAKLDSLVTTQEDEYRLAKTFIAQETASGRHAKSPSLARKGSGG; the protein is encoded by the coding sequence ATGGAAATTATTACCACGCATCTCGAGGCGGATTTCGATGGCCTCGCCTCAATGGTGGCCGCTCAAAAGCTCTACCCGCAGGCACGCCTCGTCCTCCCGGCTGGAGCCCAATCCAGCGAGCGGGCCTTTCTCGCGGAACACCCCCTTTCCTTCACGGCACTCACGAGTCTGAATTTTCCGGAAGTCACCCGCCTGATCTTAGTGGATGCCCAGCATCAGGACCGGTTAGGTCCGCTCGAAAAAGTTCTTGAAAATCAGCACCTTTCGGTTCACATTTATGATCATCACCCCATGGAGACAACCAATCCCCTGCTTCCGCGGGCAGACTACTGCAAAGTGGAGTCGGTGGGGGCTACCATCACACTCCTCTGCGAAGAACTTCAGGCCAGAGCACTCTCATGGACACCCGAAGAAGCCACTCTCTTTGCCATAGCCCTCTATGAGGAAACCGGTCAATTTAGCTACCGGAATACCACGCCCCGTGATTTCCAGATCGGCGGGGTTCTTGTGCAAACCGGTGCAGATTTAAACCAGGTCACGAAGTACATCGCCCGGCACTGGACACCGCCGCAACTCGAATTATTCCATGCACTGTTGCAATCGGCGCAAACACTGAACCTTGGACATCGAAGGGTTCTGCTCACCGCCCTCACCTGGCCGGATTATGTGCAAGACATGGCCCCGGTGGTTCAACAACTGGCGCAATTACATGGAGCCGATGCCATCATCGCCGCTGTCGCCATGGAAGGCAAGGTACAAATCATCGGACGCAGCCGCCATCCCGACATGGACATGAATTCGATCACCAAGGCCTTTGGCGGAGGAGGGCACACCATGGCTGCCGCCGCCAGCATAAAGGGACTCACTATCGTCGAGGTCGAACAGAAAATCCACGCCCTTTTGCAGGAACAAGCCAAAGCCTGGCTTCCCATCCAACGGCTCATGACCACACCTGTCAGAACGGTGGAAACCAACACCACGATCAAACAGACCGAACGCCTCATGACACAATACGAAGTCAACGCCCTACCCGTTGTGAGTGCTAAAGGCGGTTTCATGGGATTAGCCACCCGGGAAGCCGTACAAAAAGCCCTCTATCACAAACTGGCCACCCACCCCATCGAGCACATCATGCTCAGGGATATCTTTCTGGCCACACCCGACACACCGTTTGACGAGGTCCAACAGCATATGGTCGAACGGAATCAGCGGATCGTCCCGGTGTTGGATCACGACCAAATTGTTGGTATTTTCAGCCGGACCGATTTACTTCGGGCAATGCACCAGGCACTCCCGTTTCAGGAAGGGGACTTCGAGCGCTCTGACAAGCCAGTTTCACTCGCCGCGACGGCCCCTTCGACAACGTTGCGGACTTCCAATCTCCACAAACAATTGGAAACCCGTTTACCTCCGCCACTTCTCACCCTCCTCCAGATCATCGAGAAGCTCGCCGACACCCAGGAGGTCGCCGCCTTCCTCGTTGGCGGATTCGTACGGGATTTTCTGATGAACATCCCCAATTTCGATTTGGACGTGGTGATCGAAGGAGACGGCATTCGTTTTGGCAAAGCGTTAGCACAGGAACTGAAGGCCGAATGGACCATTCATGAACGATTTGGAACAGTCTCGATCGCCATCCCCAAGGCTCTTAACATTCCACAGATGCATCACCTGGACATTGCCACGGCTCGAACGGAATATTATGAATATCCCACCGCGCTACCGACCGTGGAACGCAGTTCAATAAAAAAAGACCTCTACCGGCGGGATTTCACCATCAATGCCCTGGCCATTCGACTAAACAGGACGCCCGGTGAACTCCTGGACTTTTTCGGGGGCCGGCGGGACATTAAGGATAAAATCGTGCGGGTCCTTCATAGCCTCAGCTTCGTGGAAGATCCCACCCGGGTCTTTCGAGCCATTCGCTTCGAACAACGTTTTGGTTTCCAGATCAGTAAGGAAACTCAGCATTTCATTCAACAAGCCCAAACCATGGAACTGTTTCACCGGCTTTCCGGCGTACGATTAGGGAATGAATTGATCCACATATTAGAGGAACCCGAGCCGGCCAAAGGCATTTTGCGATTGAGTCAATTTAAACTCTTTCCCTTTATTCATCCCAAGCTGCAGTGGAAGGAACCGGCTCCGACGCTCTTTGCATCCGGAGAAAAAATACTCGCCTGGCATGAGGTGGAGAGTGCCCGATCAGGAACCGAGCGATGGCTGCTCTATGCCCTGGCCTGGTTCGAATCGTTGGGCAAAACCGAATTGGTCAAAACCTGGAAACGATTGGGATTCCCGCAACGAACCACAGCAACCGTCGGAGAGTTCTTACAGGCCCAGTCCACGTTGATAAGAACCCTCAACAGAAAGCACCTGGCTCCTTCAGAAATCTACGATCTCCTCACGCCATGGCCGAAGGAACTGGTGTTATTCCTCATGGCCAAGGCGCAAAGCAAGCCAACGATTCATGCGGCCATGGAACGGATCCGGGATTATCTCACCACGTTTCAACATGTCGCGATCACCTTAACCGGCCACGACCTGGAGGACATGGGCCTTCCCAAAGGGCCGGCGTATCGCCGGGTGCTCGATCGCATCTTCAAAGCCAAACTGGATAGCCTGGTGACCACACAGGAGGATGAATATCGCCTTGCCAAAACCTTTATTGCACAAGAAACCGCTTCAGGAAGACACGCAAAATCCCCTTCATTGGCAAGGAAAGGCAGCGGAGGATAG
- a CDS encoding peroxiredoxin: MSEERGLPRIGDHAPDFSAVTTQQTDFNFSVWQEQHWVVLFSHPADFTPVCTTELMAFALASEQFRQRGVKLIGLSVDSIHAHLAWLRSIHEKMGATIPFPMIADVDMRVAKLYGMIHANASSTATVRAVFVIDPKRVIRALLYYPLNAGRNVDEILRLVTALQTTDRFACATPANWREGDKVVVPPPKTVQEVDQALAKSEYEHRDFYLALKNVSPVATPKPAEVKEPQPAEAEAPKPVPPEPAQSAENTPST, encoded by the coding sequence ATGTCGGAAGAACGAGGGTTGCCTCGCATAGGGGATCATGCACCGGACTTTTCCGCGGTGACGACGCAACAGACCGATTTTAATTTTAGCGTATGGCAGGAGCAGCATTGGGTGGTATTGTTTTCTCACCCGGCGGATTTTACTCCGGTGTGTACGACGGAATTGATGGCCTTTGCCCTAGCCAGTGAGCAATTTCGTCAGCGGGGAGTGAAGCTCATAGGGTTGAGTGTGGATAGTATACATGCTCATTTAGCCTGGCTTCGCAGTATTCACGAGAAAATGGGTGCCACAATTCCGTTTCCTATGATTGCCGATGTTGATATGCGTGTCGCGAAACTGTATGGCATGATCCATGCCAATGCGAGTTCCACCGCGACGGTGCGTGCGGTGTTTGTTATTGACCCGAAGCGGGTGATTCGGGCCTTGCTGTATTACCCTCTCAATGCCGGACGCAATGTGGATGAAATCCTACGGTTGGTCACTGCCCTGCAAACCACTGACCGCTTTGCTTGTGCGACGCCTGCCAATTGGCGGGAAGGAGACAAGGTGGTGGTGCCACCGCCTAAGACCGTTCAGGAAGTTGATCAAGCCTTGGCTAAATCCGAATATGAACATCGGGATTTCTATTTGGCGCTCAAAAATGTGTCCCCGGTCGCGACCCCAAAGCCTGCGGAAGTGAAGGAGCCTCAACCTGCGGAAGCCGAGGCTCCCAAGCCAGTTCCACCCGAGCCGGCTCAATCTGCTGAGAATACCCCTTCCACCTAG
- a CDS encoding pentapeptide repeat-containing protein, with product MKPWGAKYSLQLGLFVLLGLSSINAEACRLLPSPPGSENVFWVHVEGPCLPEEEAALAVKGADLLEALVQGKRIDLDHVLVVDQVMLDLLPQQAISEYPAIPPSVGKPLNEKGMTAVRVIPETISIRHSRFEKVLATNLVEGVLLILGTVDFTGTVFQQSIDLSKTVFVGPVRFSDARVDFEGFFIGSQFAQGVDFSHVTFGTHSRFHQAQFRDRVTFADAHFTGVAEFLEVEFQQAADFSRTAFASGTGFSGSLFKGPADFSAISVVHEIYFRFTEFRESVTFAQSQFHTVVDFSNARFDGAKDFSGTEFRTMPELTGSNLPLDVVSIQNGRRLYGQIGIFLGLVILVLCYLWLSKRKKTV from the coding sequence ATGAAACCCTGGGGAGCAAAATATTCTCTGCAGCTCGGCTTGTTTGTCCTGCTGGGACTGTCTTCTATTAATGCCGAGGCTTGCCGTCTCCTGCCGTCTCCTCCCGGAAGCGAAAATGTTTTCTGGGTGCATGTTGAGGGACCCTGTTTGCCTGAGGAAGAGGCAGCCTTGGCCGTGAAGGGTGCTGATCTGCTGGAAGCGCTTGTGCAGGGCAAGCGGATTGATCTGGACCACGTGTTGGTGGTTGATCAGGTGATGCTAGATCTTCTGCCCCAACAGGCCATTTCGGAATATCCCGCCATTCCCCCGTCAGTGGGAAAACCCCTGAACGAGAAAGGTATGACTGCGGTTCGCGTCATTCCAGAGACAATTTCCATCCGACATTCTCGATTTGAAAAAGTGCTTGCCACCAATCTGGTTGAAGGGGTTCTCCTGATCTTGGGGACGGTAGATTTCACGGGAACCGTTTTTCAACAATCAATTGATCTTTCTAAGACGGTGTTTGTGGGCCCGGTGAGGTTTTCAGACGCGCGAGTTGATTTTGAGGGGTTTTTTATTGGTTCTCAATTTGCCCAAGGGGTGGATTTTTCTCACGTCACGTTTGGAACGCATTCCCGGTTTCACCAGGCTCAATTTCGTGATCGGGTCACCTTTGCCGATGCTCATTTCACCGGAGTTGCTGAGTTTTTGGAAGTCGAGTTTCAGCAGGCGGCAGATTTCTCCCGAACGGCTTTTGCCAGTGGGACAGGCTTTTCAGGGTCCTTGTTTAAAGGCCCTGCCGATTTTTCAGCCATCTCGGTCGTTCATGAAATCTATTTTCGGTTTACCGAATTTCGAGAGTCCGTGACGTTTGCCCAATCACAATTCCATACCGTGGTCGATTTTTCAAACGCCAGGTTTGATGGAGCCAAAGATTTTTCCGGAACCGAGTTCCGCACCATGCCGGAATTAACCGGGAGTAACCTCCCGCTTGATGTGGTGTCGATTCAAAATGGGCGGAGGCTATATGGCCAGATCGGGATATTTTTGGGGCTGGTTATTCTGGTGCTTTGTTACCTCTGGCTTTCCAAAAGGAAGAAGACAGTTTAG
- a CDS encoding segregation and condensation protein A has protein sequence MESVPSLIVSDLEDDDAYQVKLEAFTGPMDLLLHLIRKHQINIYDIPVALIAQQYLEYLSIMKTLNLSLAGEFLVMAATPAIY, from the coding sequence TTGGAATCCGTCCCCTCCCTGATTGTTTCTGACCTTGAAGATGACGATGCGTATCAGGTCAAACTTGAGGCCTTTACCGGCCCCATGGATTTGCTTCTCCATTTGATTCGGAAACACCAAATCAACATTTATGACATTCCGGTGGCGCTGATTGCTCAGCAATATCTGGAATATTTGTCCATAATGAAGACGTTGAACCTGTCTCTGGCGGGGGAATTTCTGGTCATGGCAGCCACCCCTGCTATATATTAA
- a CDS encoding segregation and condensation protein A, with amino-acid sequence MLLPKEEKPETEDEEGLDPRAELVRQLVEYERFKEAAGSLVIRERLWRESFTRDPLPLPTESAVEEDMATEDLQLFDLLSAFQEVLDRAPTNEIVELARETWTVQDRIQVILERLEAESTVPFERLFEHHWSKPLVIATFLALLELVRMNLVRLFQGEWLGPIQVTRRFVPAGGTGSSESFPVDSL; translated from the coding sequence ATGCTTCTTCCCAAAGAGGAAAAACCGGAGACGGAAGATGAGGAAGGTCTGGATCCTCGTGCGGAATTGGTCCGGCAATTGGTCGAATATGAGCGGTTCAAGGAGGCAGCAGGGAGCCTGGTTATTCGCGAACGTCTTTGGCGGGAGTCCTTTACTCGTGATCCTCTCCCCTTGCCAACTGAGTCAGCGGTCGAGGAGGATATGGCTACGGAAGATCTCCAATTATTTGATCTTCTGAGTGCATTCCAGGAGGTTCTGGATCGAGCCCCAACTAATGAAATCGTGGAATTGGCCAGGGAAACCTGGACGGTTCAGGACCGTATTCAGGTCATCTTGGAGCGGTTGGAAGCGGAGTCGACCGTTCCTTTTGAGAGGTTATTTGAACACCATTGGTCCAAGCCATTGGTCATAGCTACATTTCTGGCTTTGTTGGAACTGGTCAGGATGAACCTGGTTCGATTGTTTCAAGGAGAATGGTTAGGTCCCATCCAGGTGACCAGGCGTTTTGTTCCAGCCGGGGGGACTGGTTCTAGTGAAAGTTTTCCTGTGGATTCATTGTGA
- the scpB gene encoding SMC-Scp complex subunit ScpB has translation MDALSNGHQPSDTSDADEVTEDLTVSEASEFSDESRDAEEVKDSGIVDQEPALDIGELKAAFEALLFVSHDPLSLEKLALVLEGVPKSSVKSAMQDLQAEYETSGRGLQILEVAGGYVMVTRPEHSLYIKRLTSKAKPAAKVSRSALEALAIVSYKQPITRADIERIRGVETSGVLRTLLDQKLIRIVGRQDIPGRPILYGTGKQFLQRFGLRDLRDLPPLKELKELGSPEQFPMELPFATEEQEGEARVSDLSA, from the coding sequence ATGGACGCACTCTCCAATGGACACCAACCTTCGGACACTTCCGATGCCGACGAGGTGACGGAAGACCTTACGGTAAGCGAGGCCTCAGAATTCTCAGATGAAAGCCGGGACGCAGAAGAAGTGAAGGATTCCGGGATTGTAGACCAGGAACCGGCGTTGGACATTGGTGAGCTCAAAGCGGCGTTTGAGGCCCTGCTCTTTGTTTCGCATGACCCTCTGAGTCTTGAGAAGCTGGCGCTGGTTCTCGAAGGGGTCCCTAAATCTTCCGTTAAAAGCGCAATGCAGGACCTTCAAGCCGAGTATGAGACGTCAGGCCGTGGTTTGCAAATTTTGGAAGTGGCCGGCGGATATGTCATGGTCACGCGACCTGAGCACAGTCTATATATCAAACGATTGACCAGTAAGGCCAAACCGGCAGCTAAGGTTTCCCGGTCGGCACTGGAAGCCCTGGCAATTGTGAGTTATAAACAGCCTATAACCAGAGCAGATATTGAAAGAATTAGAGGCGTCGAAACCTCGGGTGTGTTGCGTACCCTCCTGGATCAGAAGTTAATTCGAATCGTTGGACGGCAGGATATCCCGGGCCGACCGATTTTGTATGGAACCGGCAAACAGTTTCTTCAACGTTTTGGTCTGCGGGACTTACGAGATTTACCTCCGCTGAAAGAACTCAAAGAGTTGGGTAGCCCGGAACAATTCCCTATGGAGCTTCCTTTTGCCACAGAGGAACAGGAGGGAGAGGCCCGGGTTTCCGATCTTTCTGCTTAA